One part of the Osmerus mordax isolate fOsmMor3 chromosome 18, fOsmMor3.pri, whole genome shotgun sequence genome encodes these proteins:
- the tmem106bb gene encoding transmembrane protein 106B, which produces MGKSLSHLSKQTCHDECQDSLTNHQDYNGMGDDGKGGDVSQFPYVEFTGRDSVTCPTCQGTGRIPRGQENQLVALIPYSDQRLRPRRTKLYVTASVIVCLLLSSLAVFFLFPRSIDVSYVGVKSVFVSYDQDKRIVYLNITNTLNITNNNYYSVEVANIAAQVQFSKTVIGKARISNITAISPLDMKQMDYMVPTIIADEMSYMYEYCTMQSIKVHNIVVMMQVTITVTYFGHTEQVSQEMYQYVDCGGNTTSTHGQAKPSNVLLPPE; this is translated from the exons ATGGGAAAGTCCCTCTCCCACCTGTCCAAGCAGACATGCCACGACGAGTGTCAGGACAGTCTGACAAACCACCAGGACTACAATGGCATGGGTGATGATGGAAAAGGTGGGGATGTGTCCCAGTTCCCCTACGTGGAATTTACTGGCCGTGACAGTGTCACATGCCCCACCTGCCAGGGCACAGGGAGAATCCCCAGAG GTCAAGAAAATCAGTTGGTGGCTTTGATTCCATACAGTGACCAGCGACTCAGACCCAGAAGAAC AAAGCTATATGTGACAGCTTCAGTGATTGTGTGTCTGCTGCTGTCCAGCCTCGCCGTCTTTTTCCTCTTCCCACGCAGCATTGATGTGTCCTACGTGGGGGTGAAGTCAGTCTTCGTTAGCTATGACCAGGACAAGCGTATCGTCTATCTCAATATTACA AACACTTTAAACATCACCAATAACAACTACTACTCGGTGGAGGTGGCCAACATTGCAGCACAGGTGCAGTTCTCCAAAACGGTGATTGGGAAGGCACGCATCAGCAACATAACTGCCATCAGTCCCCTGGACATGAAGCAG ATGGACTATATGGTTCCTACCATCATAGCAGACGAGATGAGTTACATGTA TGAGTACTGCACCATGCAGTCCATCAAGGTGCACAACATTGTGGTCATGATGCA GGTAACGATCACAGTCACATACTTTGGGCACACTGAGCAGGTTTCCCAGGAGATGTACCAgtatgtggactgtggagggaacACTACCTCTACACATGGGCAGGCCAAGCCATCCAACGTCCTGCTTCCCCCGGAATaa
- the scamp3 gene encoding secretory carrier-associated membrane protein 3 — translation MSKYTSFPEPSDDANPFQDPAVTQHSSNTEYATLDLYNPFDNKTGPPPPYEATSPSAQPVPAQTPPSRTTPTEPRNYGSYNSQQTAVKATTAELLRKQEELERKAKDLERRERELDSHALGPGATRQNNWPPLPSFCPVGPCFYQDINLDISQNFQRTVTIMYYYWMFTACTLFFNLISCLAMFCVDPANGVGLGLSILWVLLSTPCSFVCWYRPVYKAFRTDSSFNFFAFFFVFFVQVVIYVIMTIGIPGWGFSGWIVSLAALKTSVPVGVIMMLSAVLFTAQTAMGVVMLKKIHSMYRQTGASFQKAQAEFATGVMSNQTVRQAAASATTGVAQGAFSGGR, via the exons ATGTCAAAATATACAAGTTTTCCGGAGCCTAGTGACGACGCCAATCCATTTCAG GATCCTGCAGTGACCCAACACAGCAGCAATACAGAGTATGCCACACTGGATCTTTACAACCCATTCGACAATAAAACTGGg CCACCGCCACCGTATGAGGCCACATCTCCGTCCGCCCAACCAGTTCCTGCTCAGACTCCACCGAGCAGGACCACGCCCACAGAACCCAGAAACTACGGCTCCTACAACTCCCAG CAGACGGCAGTGAAAGCCACCACAGCGGAGCTTCTACGGaagcaggaggagctggagaggaaggCCAAAGatctagagaggagagagagggagctggactCGCATGCCCTCGGCCCCGGAGCCA cCCGTCAAAATAACTGGCCTCCCCTGCCATCGTTCTGCCCTGTGGGACCATGCTTCTACCAGGACATCAATCTGGACATCAGCCAGAACTTTCAGCGCACTGTTACTATCATGTACTACTACTGGATGT tcACGGCCTGTACACTGTTTTTTAACTTAATCTCCTGCCTGGCTATGTTTTGTGTGGACCCTGCAAATGGGGTCGGGCTGGGCCTGTCCATCCTCTGGGTCCTTCTTTCTACCCCCTGCTCTTTTGTCTGTTGGTACAGGCCTGTGTACAAAGCCTTTAG GACTGACAGCTCCTTCAACTTTTTTGCCTTTTTCTTTGTATTCTTTGTGCAAGTTGTCATCTATGTCATCATGACCATTGGAATTCCCGGTTGGGGTTTCAG tGGGTGGATTGTGAGTCTGGCTGCTCTGAAGACAAGTGTGCCTGTTGGAGTGATCATGATGCTCAGTGCTGTCCTCTTCACTGCCCAGACCGCCATGGGAGTAGTCATGCTTAAGAAG ATCCACTCAATGTACAGGCAGACCGGTGCCAGCTTTCAGAAGGCTCAGGCTGAGTTTGCCACTGGAGTTATGTCCAACCAAACAGTGCGCCAGGCTGCTGCCAGTGCCACTACCGGTGTCGCCCAAGGGGCCTTCTCTGGCGGTCGGTAG
- the rnf115b gene encoding E3 ubiquitin-protein ligase RNF115 translates to MAEAAATQEHRFFCHCCKGEINPKLPEYVCPRCDSGFIEEVTEDFSLLENSNAEPSEDAGTLFSELWQLLFMERSALLSEPPGSDSDVEPSPSPVPGSTASNLVGEGLEGRIPGVLFRGSETIAPEPPSPPPSQERRPSRPDPTPAVEGIVQQFLAGLFSNNGNPGTASASLTSMLHSNPGDYAWGQGGLDAVITELLGQFESTGPPPAEKEMISSLPTVRISREQTDCRLECPVCREEFSVEESVRQLPCLHYFHSDCIVPWLELHDTCPVCRKSLDGVDNSAKPTSEPPEALSIRAEPQEERQAI, encoded by the exons ATGGCGGAGGCTGCGGCGACACAAGAACACCGCTTTTTCTGCCACTGCTGTAAAGGTGAAATCAACCCAAAACTCCCG GAATATGTTTGCCCAAGGTGTGATTCAGGCTTTATTGAGGAGGTGACAGAAGACTTCAG TCTCCTGGAGAACAGCAATGCAGAGCCCAGTGAAGATGCAGGCACGCTCTTCTCAGAG TTGTGGCAGCTGCTGTTCATGGAACGCTCTGCCCTCTTGTCAGAGCCCCCTGGCTCTGACTCTGACGTggaacccagccccagccctgtcccTGGGTCCACTGCCTCTAACTTGGTAGGGGAAGGTCTGGAGGGCAGAATCCCAGGAGTCCTCTTTAGAGGCAGTGAGACCATAGCACCagagcctccctctcctccccctagtCAAGAGAGGAGACCATCCAGGCCTGACCCAACACCagctgtggaggg gATTGTGCAGCAGTTCTTAGCCGGTCTGTTTTCCAACAATGGGAATCCAGGCACCGCATCAGCCTCACT aaCTAGTATGTTGCACTCCAACCCAGGGGACTATgcctggggtcaggggggtCTAGATGCtgttatcacagag TTGTTAGGTCAGTTTGAGAGCACAGGTCCCCCCCctgcagagaaagagatgatCTCATCCCTTCCAACAGTCAGAATCTCTCGAGAACAGACAG ACTGCAGATTGGAGTGTCCGGTGTGTAGGGAAGAGTTCTCTGTGGAAGAGTCTGTCAGACAACTACCCTGCCTCCATTATTTTCACAGTGATTGTATTGTGCCATGGCTGGAACTG CATGATACCTGTCCGGTGTGTCGGAAAAGTCTTGACGGTGTTGACAACAGCGCAAAACCCACGTCAGAACCCCCTGAGGCTCTCTCCATCAGAGCAGAaccacaggaagagagacaagccATTTGA